In Cloacibacterium caeni, a single window of DNA contains:
- a CDS encoding flavin reductase family protein, translating to MKKYTWRTHKIIKETEDTITLYFDTEQQAFTYLPGQYLNIRLTVNGELLIRSYSFSSVPSDEFPAITIKRVTGGKMSNYILNNADNIEAWEIEAPFGSFVLEKPIAEQSQIVLLAGGSGISPLYAMLKSVENSNRIPLLVYSNKTPEETIFWNELEAMQAAQELNICYSFTAPDFISTKLNHVAGRFNLLVLRSVIKRLVGDVAAAHYYICGPNGLMDLYQDALTGLYIPEDHIHLEYFDPVPGNAGDLETDGTVKDVIVNYYEDYYENEEKQTYECTSLIEVQPKQSLLDAMKEHHIKVASSCKNGTCGACWAVKTDGEVRMLHNGALTEQDIAEGIILLCQSYPMNADVCVTVQ from the coding sequence ATGAAGAAATACACGTGGCGAACACATAAAATTATAAAGGAAACCGAAGATACCATTACCCTATACTTTGACACGGAGCAGCAGGCGTTTACCTACCTGCCCGGTCAGTACCTCAACATCAGGCTTACCGTAAACGGCGAACTGCTCATACGTTCGTATTCGTTCAGTTCTGTGCCGTCTGACGAATTTCCCGCCATTACTATTAAAAGGGTTACAGGTGGAAAGATGAGCAATTACATCTTAAATAATGCAGACAACATCGAAGCCTGGGAAATAGAAGCCCCATTTGGCAGCTTTGTTTTAGAAAAACCGATAGCCGAGCAATCCCAAATTGTTTTACTGGCAGGCGGTAGCGGTATTTCCCCGTTATACGCAATGCTGAAAAGCGTTGAAAACAGCAATCGGATACCCTTACTGGTGTACAGCAATAAAACACCGGAAGAAACCATATTTTGGAATGAACTGGAAGCGATGCAGGCAGCGCAAGAATTGAATATTTGTTATTCCTTTACTGCACCTGATTTTATTTCCACCAAACTCAACCACGTTGCAGGCAGGTTCAATCTGCTTGTTTTACGTTCGGTCATTAAAAGACTGGTTGGCGATGTTGCTGCAGCCCATTATTACATCTGCGGACCCAACGGGCTGATGGATTTGTACCAGGATGCCTTAACGGGCTTGTACATTCCCGAAGACCATATCCATTTGGAATACTTCGACCCGGTTCCGGGGAATGCGGGCGATTTGGAAACGGACGGTACTGTTAAAGATGTGATTGTAAACTATTACGAGGACTACTACGAGAACGAGGAAAAGCAAACGTATGAATGCACATCGCTCATTGAGGTACAGCCGAAGCAGTCGCTTCTGGATGCGATGAAAGAGCACCATATCAAAGTGGCGAGTTCCTGTAAGAATGGAACCTGCGGGGCTTGTTGGGCAGTAAAAACCGATGGCGAAGTTCGGATGCTCCATAACGGGGCACTGACAGAACAGGATATCGCAGAGGGAATAATTTTGCTTTGCCAAAGCTACCCGATGAATGCCGATGTTTGTGTGACGGTGCAGTAA